Below is a genomic region from Spirosoma radiotolerans.
ACCTCATTCAGGGCTTCGGCATACAGCAACAACACATCCGCAAAACGCAGTACCGGAAAGTCATTGCCAACATCGTTTGTTCCCGACAGTTCATCATAGAACTTTCTCGGAACGGCGTTGATGCTGGTTGGTACGGGAACCTGCACCGTTAGCGGAAGCCGCTTGTCGGCAGGCAAATAAGCCGCTCGCAAGGATGGCTCTATGTTGTCACCAATGCTAGTGCCATACCACGACCCATGGCCTTCGCCCTGTAAACCGCCTTTTTTGAATTTGACCGCAAACAGAATTTCCGCGTTGTTCTTGTTGGCAACCGAAAAGACATCGGCCACATTGGGCAGCAACTTAAAGGTCGTTCCGTTCACAACATCTTTGAGTACGGATACGGCCAGATCATATTTCTTCTCCGTTACATATACCTTCCCCAGCAAGCCTTTGGCCGCGCCGGATGTAGCCCGGCCAATATCGGCCCCGGTGTAGGTAGCAGGCAAACCGGCCGACGCATCGGTCAGGTCTTTTTCGATGGCGGTGTAAATATCGGCCACTTCGTTTCGGACGTATGAACGAGCGTCGGTGGTGGAACCAGCTTTGAGTACGAGCGGCACTTTACCCCACAACCGAACCAGGTTAAAATAAGACAGTGCCCGGATAAACTGCGCTTCCCCTTTATACCGGGCTTTCAGCGTCGCATCCATCGTAACGGCGTCAATCTTATCCAGAATTAGGTTGCAACGGTTGATGCCGGTGTAGAGGCTACCCCAGGTATCGCGCAGCACAGAGTTCGTGGTTGGCTCGATAAACCGGTCGATGTTATACCGAAGCCCGGCACTCGACGACGGGTCATTATCGAGCACATTGTCGCTCCGGGTTTCGATGATCGTATTGAAATCACCGCCGTACTGACTGGGGTTCTGCAGGGCGTCATACGCCCCATTGACCGCATTTCCGAAGTCGTTGGCTGTTTTGTAGAAATTATCGGCGTTTGGCTGAGACAGTGGTTTCAGGTCCAGAAAATCCTTTTGGCAAGCCGACAGGCTAACCAGCAGGGCCACGATTAACGTTATTTTTTTCATAGCTGTTTCTTAAAAAGATAGGTTGAGACCGACCGATGTTGTGCGGGGTAATGGATAGGTTCCATAGTCTTCACCCGACGAGAGAGCGCTATCGGGGCGGCTGTTCACCTCGGGGTTGTAGCCCAGGTATTTGGTAAACGTAAACGGATTCTGGGTTGTCACATACAGACGCGCCCGAGTCAGCCGTATTTTTTGCAGCAGGGCCGTGGGCAGTGCGTAGCCAAGCGTAATGGTACGAATGCGTACATACGATCCACTTTCGATATGCCAGGTTGAGATTTCACCGTTCGAACCCGATGCCAGCCGGTTGGCTCGGTTCACCAGACCATTACCCGGATTTTCGGGCGACTGCCAACGGTCCAGTGCCCCTCGGAAAAGGTTACCGTTGCCCTCCATGTTATAGATATAGCGCCGGATTAGGTTCAGTATTTTATGTCCCTGAACACCCTGAACAGACACCCCTAAATCGAAACCCCGGTAAGCGAAGTTGTTCGTAAAGCCAAACGTGAATTTTGGAAAATAACTACCCGTAACGGCCCGGTCACTGCTGAAGTCGATTTTCCCGTCGCCATTGGTATCTCTGAATTTGAAATCACCGGGGCGGGTCGTTGTTGTGTGCGGATACGCGTCGATCTCCGCCTGATTTTTAAAGACACCGTCATTAATCATTGTATAATATTCACCGATGGGGTGGCCAATCTGCGTGATGAACTGCGCGCCAGCCACACCACCCGCCACAATGATCGGATCGCCGGAGGGCCCGAGGGCAATCACCTTGTTCCGGTTACCCGCAATGTTCGCACTGGCCTCCCAACGGAAACGACCGAATGTCTGGCGGGTTCCCAGGGTAAACTCAAGACCCTGGTTGTTGACTTTACCAATATTCTGCAACTCCGTGCTGAAACCCGACGCACGAGGAACGGGTACGTTCAGCAACAGATCTGAGGTGTTGGCATTGTAATAATCGACGCTCAGGTTCAGGCGATTGCGCAAAAAACTAACATCGAAGCCAACATCGAACATGGCCGTTTTTTCCCATTTCAGCTTATCATTGGCCGAATTGGTGGGAGCCAATCCACTGACGATGGTTTCGGAGCCAAGGATATAGTTCTGGTAACCGAGCAAACTAACCGACCCGTAGTTTGGAATCTGGAAGTTCCCGGTCAGGCCATAGCTGGCCCGAAGTTTCAGATCACTCAGCCAGGTTGCCGATTTTAAGAACGTCTCCTGGGATACATTCCAGCCCGCTGATACGGAGGGGAAGTAGCCCCAGCGGTTGTCTTTACCAAAACGGGAAGAACC
It encodes:
- a CDS encoding RagB/SusD family nutrient uptake outer membrane protein — its product is MKKITLIVALLVSLSACQKDFLDLKPLSQPNADNFYKTANDFGNAVNGAYDALQNPSQYGGDFNTIIETRSDNVLDNDPSSSAGLRYNIDRFIEPTTNSVLRDTWGSLYTGINRCNLILDKIDAVTMDATLKARYKGEAQFIRALSYFNLVRLWGKVPLVLKAGSTTDARSYVRNEVADIYTAIEKDLTDASAGLPATYTGADIGRATSGAAKGLLGKVYVTEKKYDLAVSVLKDVVNGTTFKLLPNVADVFSVANKNNAEILFAVKFKKGGLQGEGHGSWYGTSIGDNIEPSLRAAYLPADKRLPLTVQVPVPTSINAVPRKFYDELSGTNDVGNDFPVLRFADVLLLYAEALNEVAYQADGEAFKTLNLVRARAGVPNYTGAQLATKEAFRTAIINERRLELALENDRWFDLIRTGTAVEAIKVTGITMPAYRTLYPVPQSEIDTYNNKTTFGQNQGY